A genomic window from Melanotaenia boesemani isolate fMelBoe1 chromosome 15, fMelBoe1.pri, whole genome shotgun sequence includes:
- the gnb2 gene encoding guanine nucleotide-binding protein G(I)/G(S)/G(T) subunit beta-2: MSELEQLRQEAEQLRNQIRDARKACGDSTLTQMAAGLDPVGRIQMRTRRTLRGHLAKIYAMHWGSDSRLLVSASQDGKLIIWDSHTTNKIHAIPLRSSWVMTCAYAPSGNYVACGGLDNICSIYCLKTREGNVRVSRELPGHTGYLSCCRFIDDNQIITSSGDTTCAMWDIETSQQTTVFSGHTGDVMSLSLSPDLRTFVSGACDASVKLWDIRDSMCRQTFIGHESDINATCFFPNGSAFATGSDDATCRLFDLRADQELSVYCHDNIICGITSVAFSRSGRLLLAGYDDFNCNIWDAMKGDRAGVLAGHDNRVSCLGVTDDGMAACTGSWDSFLKIWN, from the exons ATGAGTGAGCTGGAGCAGCTTCGTCAAGAGGCTGAGCAGCTTAGGAACCAGATAAGA GATGCCAGGAAAGCATGTGGAGATTCAACACTGACACAG ATGGCTGCCGGTCTGGATCCTGTGGGACGGATTCAGATGCGGACAAGGCGCACCCTCCGTGGCCACCTCGCCAAGATCTATGCCATGCACTGGGGTTCAGATTCTAG GCTTCTGGTTAGCGCCTCTCAAGATGGTAAACTGATCATCTGGGACAGTCACACCACTAACAAG ATACACGCCATTCCCTTGCGCTCTTCCTGGGTAATGACCTGTGCATATGCCCCCTCTGGGAACTATGTGGCCTGCGGAGGCTTGgacaacatctgctccatctaCTGCTTAAAGACACGAGAAGGAAACGTGAGGGTCAGCAGGGAGCTACCTGGCCATACAG GTTACCTGTCATGTTGCCGTTTCATTGATGACAATCAAATCATCACAAGTTCAGGAGACACCACATG TGCAATGTGGGACATTGAGACGAGTCAGCAGACCACAGTTTTCTCTGGTCACACTGGTGACGTCATGAGCCTGTCCTTATCGCCTGACCTGCGCACCTTTGTGTCAGGAGCCTGTGACGCATCAGTCAAACTGTGGGACATCAGAGACAGCATGTGCCGACAGACGTTCATAGGCCATGAATCGGACATCAATGCCACCTGT TTCTTTCCCAATGGCAGCGCCTTTGCCACAGGCTCAGACGACGCCACCTGCAGGCTGTTTGATCTGCGAGCCGACCAGGAGCTGAGTGTTTACTGCCACGACAACATCATCTGTGGCATCACCTCTGTTGCTTTCTCACGCTCTGGCCGTCTGCTGCTGGCCGGTTACGATGATTTTAACTGTAACATCTGGGACGCCATGAAGGGAGACAGAGCAG GAGTCCTGGCTGGCCATGACAATCGTGTGAGCTGTCTGGGGGTGACTGATGACGGCATGGCGGCATGTACCGGGTCCTGGGACAGCTTCCTTAAGATCTGGAACTGA
- the hsd20b2 gene encoding hydroxysteroid (20-beta) dehydrogenase 2, with protein sequence MSFTDVLALFGGITVTLYLLKFTWRCWCGFKEFILSEYWQVDLRTYGKWAVVTGATSGIGKAYACELAQRGLDVVLIGRCNDKLRMVAKEIESKYGRRTHTIQADFTAGCSIYPAIDKDLQGLEIGILVNNVGMTCSDHFAYFLEIPEIEQTISQIINCNILSVPQMTRLVLPGMVERRTGLIINISSEMGARPQPLLALYSATKVFVTYFSQCLHAEYKSKGINVQCVAPLMVSTNMTHNMKVSYIVKSASAFVHEAVNTVGHSSYTSGCLSHTLQSVALTLLLPDWLRMSTFLIRRLYNLSNIRKFERRGCKEKERLSTKEE encoded by the exons ATGTCATTCACTGATGTGCTGGCCCTCTTTGGTGGAATAACTGTTACTTTGTACCTGCTGAAATTCACCTGGAGATGTTGGTGTGGATTCAAAGAGTTCATCTTATCAGAGTATTGGCAAGTGGATTTAAGGACATATGGAAAATGGGCAG TTGTAACTGGTGCCACATCTGGTATTGGTAAAGCTTATGCCTGTGAG CTGGCACAAAGAGGTCTGGATGTTGTTTTGATAGGCAGATGTAATGATAAGCTCCGAATGGTTGCCAAAGAGATTG AGAGTAAGTATGGAAGACGGACTCACACCATCCAAGCGGACTTCACAGCTGGCTGCAGCATCTACCCTGCTATAGACAAGGACCTTCAAGGCCTCGAGATAGGAATTCTTG TTAACAATGTGGGAATGACCTGTTCTGATCATTTTGCCTATTTTCTGGAAATACCAGAAATTGAGCAG ACTATCTCTCAGATAATCAATTGTAACATCCTGTCTGTCCCTCAG ATGACTAGACTGGTCCTTCCGGGCATGGTGGAAAG AAGGACAGGGCTGATAATCAATATCTCATCTGAAATGGGTGCCCGTCCACAGCCTTTACTAGCCCTTTATTCTGCCACCAAG gTGTTTGTGACATATTTCTCTCAGTGTCTGCACGCTGAGTACAAATCAAAGGGAATTAATGTTCAG TGTGTGGCCCCCCTCATGGTGTCCACCAACATGACTCACAACATGAAAGTCAGCTATATCGTAAAGAGCGCATCAGCATTTGTCCATGAAGCTGTGAACACCGTGGGTCACTCTAGCTATACCAGTGGCTGTCTGTCTCACACACTGCAG AGTGTGGCTCTCACATTACTCTTGCCGGACTGGCTTCGTATGTCAACATTTCTTATCAGAAGACTGTATAATCTTTCAAACATAAGAAAATTTGAAAGAAGAGGCTGTAAGGAAAAGGAGAGGCTCAGCACAAAGGAGGAGTAG
- the slc12a9 gene encoding solute carrier family 12 member 9 yields MSNEHTPLITSGVCGLTMTPTCGTASDSTQESSSEKPSQDPRRLNTFFGVMVPTILSMFSIVLFLRTGFVVGHAGLLQGLLMVVVAYTIISLTVLSICAISTNGAIQGGGAYYMISRSLGPEFGGSIGLMFFLAKVFACGEYVLGLVEAILDVFGADPESSASEGLRVLPQGYWYTVLYSSVVLLLCLLVCLVGAHIYSRTAFVILLVVTISLLSIFISSVAVKPQDFVITHQGPGNQTLRYNASYTGFSATTLRNNLGSGYSLDYSTNSVMSFATVFAVMFTSCTGIMAGANMSGELKTPSVSIPKGTIIAVFYTFTVYVLLFILASATCDRNLLIQDYGFFQRISLWSPLVTIGIYCASLSAAMCAMIGASRILHALALDKLFGLPLAPAAITSSSGNPWMSVLYTWGLAQCVVFAGQLNNVASLVTVFYLLAYAAVDLACLALEWASAPNFRPTFQLFSWHTCLLGILSCLVMMFVINPVYSSGSIVLLLLLLLFLHYRSATSSWGYISQALIFHQVRKYLLMLDVRKDHVKFWRPQVLLMVSNPRSSCQLILFVNQLKKGGLYVLGHVQLGDLDTLPSDPVQQQYNFWLSLVDKLGVKAFVDLTLSPSVRQGTQHLLRITGLGGMKPNMLILGFYDSCTPDDFFLQDSAFCHSSVGQGSEGEYNFGVDLPSLQAHFPPVRHVESPRWLSPEEYVGIISDALKMNKNVCLGRYFFQLQGECKDSKVDGSERTIDVWPLNLLQPGSRDYQDVCSLFLLQMACVLNMSNKWRYARMRIFLNVESRSCDQGWVVNEETFRELLKKLRIRASIKIVPWDSVVQHHSLPKGEPSPASVQVLSEDFLSAVNKMLMEHSSQAAVRFLYLPRPPAHHSQSQQFLAQLEAVTNGLGPTLLIHGVTPVTYTDL; encoded by the exons ATGTCAAACGAACACACTCCTCTGATCACATCTGGGGTTTGTGGTTTGACCATGACCCCGACATGTGGCACAGCGTCAGACTCCACTCAGGAATCCAGCTCTGAAAAACCGAGTCAGGACCCTCGGAGGCTGAACACCTTTTTTGGAGTAATGGTGCCGACCATCCTCTCCATGTTCAGCATTGTATTGTTTCTGAGAACAG GGTTTGTGGTTGGTCATGCGGGGCTGCTTCAGGGTCTTTTAATGGTGGTTGTCGCCTACACCATCATATCTCTCACAGTCTTGTCCATCTGTGCCATTTCCACCAATGGTGCCATACAGGGTGGAGGAGCATACT ATATGATAAGCCGGTCTTTAGGGCCTGAGTTTGGAGGAAGCATTGGTTTGATGTTCTTCCTGGCCAAAGTGTTTGCATGTGGCGAGTATGTTCTGGGTCTTGTGGAGGCCATACTTGATGTATTTGGTGCAGATCCTG AGTCGTCTGCTTCTGAGGGGTTGCGGGTGCTTCCTCAAGGTTACTGGTATACAGTGCTGTACTCCTCAGTGGTCCTCCTTTTGTGCCTGCTTGTGTGTTTGGTGGGCGCCCACATTTACTCCCGCACTGCCTTCGTCATCCTGCTGGTGGTCACCATATCGTTATTGTCCATCTTCATCAGTTCAGTGGCAGTCAAACCTCAAGATTTTGTCATCACTCATCAGGGTCCTGGTAACCAAACCCTCCGCTACAACGCCAGCTATACAGGTTTCAGCGCTACCACACTGAGGAACAACCTGGGCT CTGGTTACTCTTTGGACTACAGCACCAACTCAGTCATGTCTTTTGCCACCGTGTTTGCTGTCATGTTCACCAGCTGCACTGGAATCATGGCTGGAGCCAACATGTCAG GGGAGCTGAAGACTCCAAGTGTTTCCATCCCTAAAGGCACCATCATAGCCGTGTTTTACACCTTCACAGTctatgtcctcctcttcatcttggCCAGTGCCACCTGTGACAG gAACCTTTTGATTCAGGATTATGGGTTCTTCCAGCGAATCAGCTTATGGTCGCCATTAGTCACTATTGGGATATACTGCGCCTCTCTGTCAGCTGCAATGTGCGCCATGATCGGAGCTTCCCGCATCCTCCATGCTCTCGCTTTGGACAAACTATTTG GGCTGCCATTAGCCCCAGCTGCCATCACATCGAGCTCTGGGAATCCTTGGATGTCAGTTCTGTACACCTGGGGCCTTGCACAG tgtgtggtGTTTGCAGGGCAGCTCAATAATGTGGCAAGTCTGGTGACTGTTTTCTACTTGCTTGCCTATGCTGCAGTTGACCTGGCCTGTTTAGCTCTTGAGTGGGCTTCTGCACCAAATTTCAG ACCGACCTTCCAGCTGTTCTCCTGGCACACCTGCCTACTGGGGATTCTCAGCTGTTTGGTCATGATGTTTGTCATTAACCCAGTTTACTCCTCAGGCAGCATCGTCCTccttttgctgctgctgcttttcctcCACTACAGATCGGCCACCAGCAGCTGGGGCTACATTAGCCAGGCTCTCATTTTCCATCAG GTGCGGAAATATCTGTTGATGCTGGATGTGAGGAAAGACCATGTGAAGTTTTGGAGGCCACAGGTGTTGTTGATGGTGTCAAACCCACGCTCCTCCTGTCAGCTCATCCTGTTTGTAAACCAGCTAAAGAAAGGAGGACTGTATGTGCTGGGTCATGTGCAGCTGGGAGATCTGG ACACTCTTCCATCAGACCCAGTCCAACAGCAGTACAACTTCTGGCTCAGCCTAGTTGATAAACTCGGAGTGAAGGCATTTGTAGACCTGACGCTCTCTCCCTCGGTCAGACAAGGAACTCAGCATCTGCTGCGCATCACAGGCCTTG GTGGCATGAAGCCCAACATGCTGATACTGGGTTTCTATGACAGCTGCACTCCCGACGACTTTTTCTTGCAAGATTCTGCCTTTTGTCACTCATCAGTGGGACAAGGCAGTGAGGGGGAATATAATTTTGGGGTCGACTTGCCTTCATTGCAGGCCCATTTTCCCCCTGTTCGGCATGTTGAGAGCCCCCGATGGCTGTCACCAGAGGAGTATGTTGGCATAATATCGGATGCccttaaaatgaataaaaatgtttgcctTGGCCGATACTTCTTCCAGCTGCAGGGAGAATGTAAAGACAGTAAAGTTGACGGATCAGAACGGACAATAGATGTGTGGCCTCTTAACCTGCTCCAGCCAGGCAGCCGTGACTATCAGGATGTGTGCAGcctttttctgctgcagatggCCTGTGTGCTCAACATGTCCAACAAATGGCGCTATGCAAGAATGAGAATCTTCCTGAATGTGGAAAGCCGCTCCTGTGACCAGGGCTGGGTGGTGAATGAAGAGACATTTAGAGAGCTGCTGAAGAAGCTGAGAATCAGGGCATCCATAAAGATTGTGCCATGGGACTCTGTGGTGCAGCACCACTCTCTGCCAAAGGGGGAGCCCTCTCCAGCATCAGTGCAGGTTTTGTCAGAGGACTTTTtgtctgcagtgaacaaaatgTTGATGGAGCACAGCTCGCAAGCAGCTGTTCGCTTCCTGTATTTACCCCGACCTCCTGCTCATCACAGCCAGTCACAGCAGTTCTTGGCTCAGCTGGAAGCTGTGACCAACGGTTTAGGGCCAACACTCTTGATTCATGGTGTCACCCCAGTCACATACACTGATCTCTGA